In Festucalex cinctus isolate MCC-2025b chromosome 21, RoL_Fcin_1.0, whole genome shotgun sequence, one genomic interval encodes:
- the pla2g7 gene encoding platelet-activating factor acetylhydrolase, whose protein sequence is MLRHGLRKLCPLDIEQFLPPQIRGGLKLTFLAMGNSFCNTLEIPPPKGPNSAGCTDFMMDNTEQGSFFRLYYPCQRIDKAEMPDWIPCREYFNGLADFLKINRTFSERIFNCLFGSFKIPAYSDAPFKSNEKCPVIIFSHGLGAFRTLYSAICTELASQGFIVAAVEHRDQSASATYLLRQKSKLETANKDSSKTSLTDTLVREWMYYRSLQRGEQEFPLRNQQVQQRAAECVRALHKLTDINSGVPVQNVLHTQFDWKTLENSMDLGRVAMMGHSFGGGTAIEALAKETKFKCAVVLDAWMFPLKDETFPQVNQPIFFVNSEKFQWAENIKRIKKLDSSDVERKMMTIRGTVHQSFPDFTFLTGDFIGKLMKLKGDLDPEIGLDLSNKASLAFLQRHLGLRKDFNQWDRLIEGDDENLIPGTNVTLLQSAI, encoded by the exons ATGTTGCGACATGGATTGCGGAAACTTTGCCCACTAGACATCGAGCAGTTTTTACCTCCCCAg ATCAGAGGGGGTCTAAAGTTAACATTTTTAGCTATGGGGAATAGTTTCTGCAACACCCTTGAAATCCCTCCACCCAAGGGACCAAATTCTGCAGGATGCACCGACTTTATGATGGATAATACAGAGCAG GGCAGCTTCTTCCGCCTTTACTACCCTTGCCAGAGGATCGACAAAGCAGAGATGCCAGACTGGATTCCATGCAGAGAGTACTTTAATGGACTGGCGgattttttgaaaatcaacagGACTTTCAGTGAAAGAATATTCAACTGTCTCTTTG gatcCTTTAAGATTCCAGCCTACTCGGATGCTCCATTTaagtcaaatgaaaaatgcCCCGTAATTATATTTTCACACGGTTTGGGGGCCTTCAG GACATTGTATTCCGCTATATGTACAGAACTAGCCTCTCAGGGCTTCATCGTGGCCGCTGTGGAACACAG AGACCAGTCTGCCTCAGCCACGTATCTCCTACGACAAAAGAGCAAGTTGGAGACTGCCAACAAGGATTCCTCGAAAACTTCACTCACAGACACCCTGGTGAGGGAGTGGATGTACTACAGAAGCCTGCAACGAGGGGAGCAAGAATTCCCCCTCAGAAACCAGCAA GTGCAACAGAGGGCCGCCGAATGCGTCCGTGCGCTTCATAAACTAACAGACATAAACTCAGGGGTGCCAGTGCAGAATGTTTTGCATACACAATTTGACTGGAAGACTTTGGAG AATTCCATGGATCTTGGCAGAGTAGCAATGATGGGCCATTCTTTTGGGGGAGGAACAGCCATCGAAGCTCTAGCCAAAGAAACAAAATTTAA GTGCGCTGTAGTGCTGGATGCCTGGATGTTCCCGTTAAAAGACGAAACCTTCCCTCAAGTGAATCagcctattttttttgtcaactcgGAGAAGTTCCAGTGGGCGGAGAATATAAAGCGCATCAAAAAGTTGGACTCGTCCGACGTAGAGAGGAAAATGATGACGATCAG AGGGACTGTGCACCAGTCTTTCCCAGACTTCACCTTTCTGACCGGAGACTTCATCGGCAAGTTGATGAAGCTCAAGGGTGACCTCGACCCAGAAATCGGGCTTGACCTCTCGAATAAAGCATCGCTCGCGTTTCTGCAACGGCACCTTG gtttGAGAAAGGACTTCAATCAGTGGGACCGTCTAATTGAAGGGGATGATGAAAACCTCATTCCAGGAACTAATGTCACTTTGCTTCAGTCAGCCATCTGA
- the ints9 gene encoding integrator complex subunit 9 isoform X1 encodes MKLYCLSGHPTLPSNVLKFKSTTIMLDCGLDTTSVLHFLPLPLVHSPRLSKLPGWSAKDGPLNLEKELKECAGRVFVDSQPEFCLPERELLDLSTIDVILISNYHCMMALPYITENTGFTGTVYATEPTLQIGRLLMEELVKFMERVPKAQSATSWKKKEIQRLIPGPLKDAVDVWTWKRCYGMQEVNSALSKVQLVGYSQKVELFGAVQISPLSSGYSLGSSNWTIQSHHEKVSYVSGSSLLTTHPQPMDQSSLKNSDVLILTGLTQMPTANPDGMLGEFCSNLAMTIRAGGNVLVPCYSSGVIYDLLECLYQFIDSANLGTTPFYFISPVANSSLEFSQIFAEWLCHNKQSKVYLPEPPFPHAELIQSNKLKHYPSIHGDFSSDFRQPCVVFTGHPSLRFGDVVHFMELWGKSSLNTIIFTEPDFSYLDALAPYQPLAMKCVYCPIDTRLNFHQVSKLLKEVQPVHVVCPEQYTQPPMTQSHRSDLMLELQPPPMAYRRCSVLSLPFRRRYERVYILPELANSLVPSEIKPGISVATVSAMLHSKDNKHTLMSVPKPPPVPPTKKRKRVMEEPPAGQAPKPLLSGVVPLEAFLATLQKHGIAEVKVEETADGHILHLQAEDTLIQLEEDGTHIVCDNNEPLRTTLRDLMLFTASYCLGEYRLQRGMIGSTNKRGEIEGEEDLQNGEILTRGWKQAPLRMDRDAQRTKANGSCPAGAPRQTRRVYIQHTSGIDPKC; translated from the exons ATGAAATTG TACTGTCTGTCTGGCCATCCCACGTTGCCGTCCAATGTCCTCAAATTTAAATCGACCACCATCATGCTGGATTGTGGACTGGACACCACATCTGTCCTTCACTTCTTGCCCCTTCCCCTCGTGCACAG CCCAAGACTCTCAAAGCTACCAGGTTGGAGCGCTAAAGATGGACCTCTAAACTTGGAAAAG GAGCTGAAAGAGTGTGCGGGCAGAGTGTTTGTGGACTCCCAGCCAGAATTCTGTCTCCCCGAG AGAGAACTGCTGGATCTGTCAACGATCGATGTCATCCTGATCTCCAACTACCACTGTATGATGGCCCTGCCCTACATCACAGAAAACACAGGCTTCACCGGCACAGTGTACGCCACAGAGCCCACCCTGCAGATTGGAAG acTGCTGATGGAAGAGCTGGTGAAGTTCATGGAGAGAGTTCCCAAAGCTCAGTCTGCCACCTCCTGGAAGAAGAAGGAAATACAAAG GTTGATTCCTGGACCACTAAAGGATGCAGTTGATGTTTGGACGTGGAAACGATGTTACGGCATGCAGGAGGTCAACTCTGCCCTGAGCAAAGTGCAGCTTGTGGGTTATTCGCAGAAAGTG GAATTGTTTGGAGCTGTACAAATCTCCCCATTAAGTTCTGGCTACTCCTTGGGCAGCTCCAATTGGACCATCCAGTCCCATCATGAGAAAGTTTCCTACGTGTCCGGGTCGTCCCTCCTCACCACCCACCCGCAG CCGATGGACCAAAGCTCCCTGAAGAACAGCGATGTTCTCATTCTGACAGGCCTCACCCAGATGCCCACCGCCAACCCAGATGGCATGCTGGGAGAATTCTGCAGCAATCTAG CCATGACGATACGAGCTGGAGGCAATGTGCTTGTGCCGTGCTATTCCTCTGGAGTGATTTATGACCTGCTGGAGTGTCTGTACCAGTTCATCGACAGCGCCAACCTGGGTACCACGCCGTTCTACTTCATCTCGCCTGTCGCCAACAGCTCCTTGGAGTTCTCACAAATCTTTGCTGAGTG gctCTGTCATAACAAGCAGTCCAAGGTGTATCTTCCAGAGCCTCCATTCCCCCATGCAGAG CTGATCCAAAGCAACAAGCTGAAGCACTACCCCAGCATTCACGGTGACTTCAGCAGTGACTTCCGCCAACCGTGCGTGGTGTTCACTGGCCACCCCTCCCTGCGCTTCGGGGACGTGGTCCACTTCATGGAGCTGTGGGGCAAATCCAGTCTGAACACGATCATCTTTACTG AACCTGACTTCTCCTACTTGGATGCTTTGGCCCCCTACCAGCCGCTGGCCATGAAGTGTGTTTACTGCCCCATTGACACGCGGCTTAACTTCCACCAAGTTTCTAAGCTGCTCAAGGAGGTCCAG CCCGTCCACGTGGTCTGTCCCGAGCAGTACACCCAGCCTCCGATGACCCAGTCTCATCGCTCCGATCTGATGCTGGAGCTGCAGCCCCCGCCGATGGCCTACAGGCGCTGCTCCGTGCTCAGCCTGCCCTTCAGGCGCCGTTACGAGCGGGTCTATATTCTACCTGAG CTGGCCAACTCCCTGGTGCCTTCTGAGATCAAACCTGGCATCTCCGTGGCAACCGTGTCGGCCATGTTGCATTCGAAAGACAACAAGCACACGCTGATG TCAGTTCCAAAGCCCCCTCCGGTGCCCCCTACCAAGAAGAGGAAGCGAGTGATGGAGGAGCCCCCAGCGGGTCAGGCGCCCAAACCCCTGCTCAGTGGAGTCGTACCCTTGGAAGCCTTCCTCGCAACTCTGCAAAAG CATGGCATCGCTGAGGTCAAAGTGGAGGAGACGGCGGACGGGCACATCCTCCACCTGCAGGCGGAGGACACGCTGATTCAGCTGGAGGAGGACGGCACGCACATCGTGTGCGACAACAACGAACCTCTGCGCACGACGCTGCGAGACCTG ATGCTCTTCACTGCCTCCTATTgtctgggagaatatcgacTGCAGAGGGGCATGATCGGCTCAACCAATAAAAGAGGAGAaatagaaggagaagaagatctCCAGAACGGCGAAAT ACTCACCCGAGGATGGAAACAGGCTCCCTTGAGGATGGACCGTGATGCGCAGCGCACGAAAGCCAACGGTTCCTGTCCGGCTGGAGCGCCACGACAAACCCGCCGAGTATACATACAGCACACGAGTGGCATCGACCCAAAATGCTGA
- the ints9 gene encoding integrator complex subunit 9 isoform X2, which yields MKLYCLSGHPTLPSNVLKFKSTTIMLDCGLDTTSVLHFLPLPLVHSPRLSKLPGWSAKDGPLNLEKELKECAGRVFVDSQPEFCLPERELLDLSTIDVILISNYHCMMALPYITENTGFTGTVYATEPTLQIGRLLMEELVKFMERVPKAQSATSWKKKEIQRLIPGPLKDAVDVWTWKRCYGMQEVNSALSKVQLVGYSQKVELFGAVQISPLSSGYSLGSSNWTIQSHHEKVSYVSGSSLLTTHPQPMDQSSLKNSDVLILTGLTQMPTANPDGMLGEFCSNLAMTIRAGGNVLVPCYSSGVIYDLLECLYQFIDSANLGTTPFYFISPVANSSLEFSQIFAEWLCHNKQSKVYLPEPPFPHAELIQSNKLKHYPSIHGDFSSDFRQPCVVFTGHPSLRFGDVVHFMELWGKSSLNTIIFTEPDFSYLDALAPYQPLAMKCVYCPIDTRLNFHQVSKLLKEVQPVHVVCPEQYTQPPMTQSHRSDLMLELQPPPMAYRRCSVLSLPFRRRYERVYILPELANSLVPSEIKPGISVATVSAMLHSKDNKHTLMSVPKPPPVPPTKKRKRVMEEPPAGQAPKPLLSGVVPLEAFLATLQKHGIAEVKVEETADGHILHLQAEDTLIQLEEDGTHIVCDNNEPLRTTLRDLVLRFLQKI from the exons ATGAAATTG TACTGTCTGTCTGGCCATCCCACGTTGCCGTCCAATGTCCTCAAATTTAAATCGACCACCATCATGCTGGATTGTGGACTGGACACCACATCTGTCCTTCACTTCTTGCCCCTTCCCCTCGTGCACAG CCCAAGACTCTCAAAGCTACCAGGTTGGAGCGCTAAAGATGGACCTCTAAACTTGGAAAAG GAGCTGAAAGAGTGTGCGGGCAGAGTGTTTGTGGACTCCCAGCCAGAATTCTGTCTCCCCGAG AGAGAACTGCTGGATCTGTCAACGATCGATGTCATCCTGATCTCCAACTACCACTGTATGATGGCCCTGCCCTACATCACAGAAAACACAGGCTTCACCGGCACAGTGTACGCCACAGAGCCCACCCTGCAGATTGGAAG acTGCTGATGGAAGAGCTGGTGAAGTTCATGGAGAGAGTTCCCAAAGCTCAGTCTGCCACCTCCTGGAAGAAGAAGGAAATACAAAG GTTGATTCCTGGACCACTAAAGGATGCAGTTGATGTTTGGACGTGGAAACGATGTTACGGCATGCAGGAGGTCAACTCTGCCCTGAGCAAAGTGCAGCTTGTGGGTTATTCGCAGAAAGTG GAATTGTTTGGAGCTGTACAAATCTCCCCATTAAGTTCTGGCTACTCCTTGGGCAGCTCCAATTGGACCATCCAGTCCCATCATGAGAAAGTTTCCTACGTGTCCGGGTCGTCCCTCCTCACCACCCACCCGCAG CCGATGGACCAAAGCTCCCTGAAGAACAGCGATGTTCTCATTCTGACAGGCCTCACCCAGATGCCCACCGCCAACCCAGATGGCATGCTGGGAGAATTCTGCAGCAATCTAG CCATGACGATACGAGCTGGAGGCAATGTGCTTGTGCCGTGCTATTCCTCTGGAGTGATTTATGACCTGCTGGAGTGTCTGTACCAGTTCATCGACAGCGCCAACCTGGGTACCACGCCGTTCTACTTCATCTCGCCTGTCGCCAACAGCTCCTTGGAGTTCTCACAAATCTTTGCTGAGTG gctCTGTCATAACAAGCAGTCCAAGGTGTATCTTCCAGAGCCTCCATTCCCCCATGCAGAG CTGATCCAAAGCAACAAGCTGAAGCACTACCCCAGCATTCACGGTGACTTCAGCAGTGACTTCCGCCAACCGTGCGTGGTGTTCACTGGCCACCCCTCCCTGCGCTTCGGGGACGTGGTCCACTTCATGGAGCTGTGGGGCAAATCCAGTCTGAACACGATCATCTTTACTG AACCTGACTTCTCCTACTTGGATGCTTTGGCCCCCTACCAGCCGCTGGCCATGAAGTGTGTTTACTGCCCCATTGACACGCGGCTTAACTTCCACCAAGTTTCTAAGCTGCTCAAGGAGGTCCAG CCCGTCCACGTGGTCTGTCCCGAGCAGTACACCCAGCCTCCGATGACCCAGTCTCATCGCTCCGATCTGATGCTGGAGCTGCAGCCCCCGCCGATGGCCTACAGGCGCTGCTCCGTGCTCAGCCTGCCCTTCAGGCGCCGTTACGAGCGGGTCTATATTCTACCTGAG CTGGCCAACTCCCTGGTGCCTTCTGAGATCAAACCTGGCATCTCCGTGGCAACCGTGTCGGCCATGTTGCATTCGAAAGACAACAAGCACACGCTGATG TCAGTTCCAAAGCCCCCTCCGGTGCCCCCTACCAAGAAGAGGAAGCGAGTGATGGAGGAGCCCCCAGCGGGTCAGGCGCCCAAACCCCTGCTCAGTGGAGTCGTACCCTTGGAAGCCTTCCTCGCAACTCTGCAAAAG CATGGCATCGCTGAGGTCAAAGTGGAGGAGACGGCGGACGGGCACATCCTCCACCTGCAGGCGGAGGACACGCTGATTCAGCTGGAGGAGGACGGCACGCACATCGTGTGCGACAACAACGAACCTCTGCGCACGACGCTGCGAGACCTGGTACTGCGCTTCCTGCAGAAAATTTGA
- the glrx5 gene encoding glutaredoxin-related protein 5, mitochondrial: protein MNSLIRYTSRCLRFGAAYSLPGQAEGRVWTASTRLLCAASGLQKDLGDMVKKDKVVVFMKGTPAQPLCGFSNAVVQILRMHGVDDYAAYNVLADEELREGVKEFSNWPTIPQVYFNGEFVGGCDILLQMHQNGDLVEELKKLGIQSALLDAEKDSK, encoded by the exons ATGAATAGCTTAATAAGATACACTTCCCGGTGTCTGCGGTTCGGAGCGGCGTACTCTCTACCCGGACAAGCCGAAGGACGTGTATGGACGGCCTCGACGCGGCTCTTGTGCGCGGCGTCGGGTCTCCAGAAGGACCTTGGCGACATGGTGAAGAAGGACAAGGTGGTAGTTTTTATGAAGGGGACACCAGCTCAGCCCTTGTGTGGCTTTAGTAACGCCGTGGTCCAGATTCTACGGATGCACGGAGTGGACGACTACGCCGCGTACAACGTGTTGGCGGACGAGGAGCTTCGAGAAG GAGTCAAAGAATTCTCCAACTGGCCAACGATCCCTCAGGTCTACTTCAACGGCGAGTTTGTGGGAGGCTGCGACATCCTCCTCCAGATGCACCAGAATGGCGACCTGGTGGAGGAGCTCAAGAAGTTGGGCATCCAGTCTGCGCTACTGGATGCTGAGAAAGACTCCAAGTAG
- the prkrip1 gene encoding PRKR-interacting protein 1 homolog: MAEHEQKNNKTAKPGGKSGQPLVIAKTAAEEQRLKLERLMRNPDKPAAIPDRPKKWNPRAPPEFVRDVMGSSAGAGSGEFHVYRHLRRREYQRQDFLDKMSVKQSKEQSYLDKVEQNQREAEERTAKRRKKREKQKQKKLMAKKAKQEDQQNGDAEKSCDSSEDEKEEDEQQEAEDDAEVPSFIMGKK; this comes from the coding sequence ATGGCGGAGCAcgaacagaaaaacaacaaaacggcGAAACCAGGTGGAAAGAGCGGTCAGCCGCTGGTCATCGCCAAAACCGCTGCGGAAGAACAACGCTTAAAGTTGGAGCGGTTGATGCGAAATCCCGATAAACCCGCTGCAATCCCGGACCGACCGAAAAAATGGAACCCTCGGGCTCCACCGGAGTTCGTTCGAGACGTGATGGGCTCCAGCGCCGGTGCGGGCAGCGGTGAGTTCCACGTTTATCGCCACCTCCGACGCCGAGAGTACCAGAGACAAGACTTTCTGGACAAGATGTCGGTGAAGCAAAGCAAGGAGCAGTCCTACTTGGACAAAGTGGAACAAAACCAACGGGAAGCCGAAGAGAGGACGGCAAAGCGCAGAAAGAAACgtgaaaaacagaaacagaagaaGCTCATGGCGAAGAAAGCCAAACAAGAAGACCAACAAAATGGAGATGCTGAAAAAAGCTGTGACAGCAGTGAAGACgaaaaggaggaggatgagCAACAAGAGGCTGAAGATGATGCTGAGGTCCCGAGCTTCATTATGGGGAAGAAGTAG
- the LOC144010718 gene encoding alpha-1-antitrypsin homolog — protein MQGFIASVSLAALLLATCLAAPSHHDHHDHHGDDMNCHELSPANADFGFALYKTLAAKASDAENIFFSPLGISTALSLLSTGARGETRSQLFSTLGYSGKDQAKINDAYKHLLHMLGHNQDHQELHVSNAVAIDDDFSPADAFMKNAREFYSAEVLKVDFAKSEEAEAAINSYIANQTKNMIKEHVKDLDKALAMMLINTVYFKGEWERHFNKSLTGKADFHVDENTKVEVDMMKRTGRYDMYYDMDNGTTVLMLPYKGNTSMMIVLPDKGKMKDVEAYISKDYIKHWHDSIYRQSVSVFLPKFSISTNMALDSTLKEMGITTAFGNTADFSGISDDVMLKLSKATQEAVLNVDETGTEAVAVTTLEVMAMSMPMRVQMDRPFLALIVEDSTRSILFMGKISNPAAK, from the exons ATGCAGGGTTTCATTGCAAGCGTCTCTCTCGCGGCGCTGCTGCTGGCTACATGCCTGGCCGCCCCCAGCCACCACGACCACCACGACCACCATGGAGATGACATGAATTGCCACGAGCTGTCCCCTGCCAATGCAGATTTTGGCTTTGCCCTTTATAAAACCTTAGCCGCCAAAGCAAGCGATGCAGAGAACATCTTCTTCTCCCCGCTGGGCATCTCCACCGCCCTGTCTCTATTGTCCACGGGGGCCCGCGGCGAAACCCGCAGCCAGCTGTTTTCCACCCTGGGCTACAGTGGCAAGGACCAGGCTAAGATCAACGACGCCTACAAGCATCTTCTTCACATGCTCGGCCACAATCAAGATCACCAGGAACTGCATGTCAGTAACGCAGTCGCGATCGACGACGACTTCAGTCCCGCCGACGCCTTCATGAAAAACGCCAGGGAATTCTACTCGGCTGAGGTCCTCAAGGTCGACTTCGCCAAATCAGAAGAGGCCGAGGCTGCAATCAACTCGTACATCGCCAATCAAACCAAGAACATGATTAAAGAACATGTGAAGGATTTGGACAAAGCTTTGGCTATGATGCTGATCAACACCGTCTACTTCAAAG GAGAGTGGGAACGACACTTCAACAAATCGCTGACAGGGAAGGCTGACTTCCACGTGGACGAGAACACCAAAGTGGAAGTGGACATGATGAAGAGGACCGGTCGCTACGACATGTATTACGACATGGACAACGGCACCACCGTCCTCATGCTGCCTTACAAGGGCAACACCTCCATGATGATCGTACTGCCCGATAAGGGAAAGATGAAGGATGTGGAGGCCTACATCAGCAAGGACTACATTAAGCACTGGCACGACTCCATTTACAGACA ATCTGTGAGCGTATTCCTGCCCAAATTTTCCATTTCGACGAATATGGCATTGGACAGCACGTTGAAAGAAATGGGAATAACTACTGCTTTCGGAAACACTGCCGATTTCTCCGGCATTTCCGATGATGTCATGCTGAAGCTATCTAAG GCAACCCAGGAGGCCGTTCTGAACGTTGATGAAACAGGAACCGAGGCGGTGGCTGTGACTACCCTGGAGGTTATGGCGATGAGTATGCCTATGAGGGTTCAAATGGATAGACCCTTCTTGGCCCTGATCGTGGAGGACTCCACCCGCAGCATACTTTTCATGGGGAAGATCAGTAACCCGGCAGCCAAGTAA